One Qiania dongpingensis genomic window carries:
- a CDS encoding pyridoxamine 5'-phosphate oxidase family protein gives MRREDKEVTDMAKILKVLDSCTVCRLGIYDPTNEEAYIIPMNFAYQMKEGKLFLYFHSARRGRKIDLLSRCLRVTFEMDCGHQLIPHDRPCEYSYRYSCIMGTGTVSFLSDPREKAAVLSLLMKKMTGRNFVIEEKTTPSVSVFYVEVRQFSCKVQN, from the coding sequence ATGAGACGGGAAGATAAAGAAGTCACTGACATGGCCAAGATCCTCAAGGTTCTTGACAGCTGTACTGTCTGCCGCCTGGGAATCTATGATCCAACAAATGAAGAGGCATATATCATACCTATGAACTTCGCTTACCAAATGAAGGAGGGGAAGCTTTTCCTTTATTTTCACAGTGCCCGGAGAGGGCGGAAGATCGATCTGCTCTCAAGATGTCTCCGCGTCACTTTTGAGATGGACTGCGGACATCAGCTGATCCCCCATGACCGTCCCTGTGAATACAGTTATCGTTATTCCTGCATCATGGGCACCGGGACCGTATCCTTTCTTTCCGACCCCCGCGAAAAAGCGGCGGTCCTGTCTCTTCTCATGAAGAAGATGACGGGCAGGAACTTCGTTATAGAAGAAAAAACGACCCCCTCCGTATCTGTCTTTTACGTTGAAGTAAGACAGTTTTCTTGTAAGGTACAAAACTGA
- a CDS encoding cation-translocating P-type ATPase yields MADKNKEPAVYKRGCNVLEEERHKSVFASFLEQLNSPLIYILMVASVISLFLKEYSDMAIIVAVILVNSVIGVIQEGKAQKALEALKKMTSPKALLKEGDKIREVPAGELIPGDIVCLEAGRQIPADIELITAVNLKVEEAALTGESVPVLKDTGRNKKAFMSTTVTYGRGEGVVTSIGMDTEIGKIAKMIQNAPMEKTPLQKRLADLGKILSVVSVILCVLLFLIAVLQKRDVMEMLITAISLAVAAVPEGLPAIVTMVLALSVSRMVKVNTIVKRLPSVETLGCVSVVCSDKTGTLTQNRMTVSRCLVDGRICSPSTLKIQRDRHFLYGFTLCNDAELSSETRLGDPTELALLDMAASFGLYRHELERRLPRKDEISFDSKRKMMTTLHREGKSSVSYTKGSPDEILQRCRYILSGGQVVPMSQRDRTEIKSVLKQFTGDALRVLALGMQMDVEKAREKELVFVGMAGMADPVRPEAAGAVSEFRKAGVKTVMITGDREDTAFAIAKELHIASRMEECLSGEEMEKMDDGEFARRIPKVRVFAHVSPEHKVRIVSGFKAAGEIVAMTGDGVNDAPSLKSADVGIAMGMAGTDVAKNAADIVLTDDNFATITKAIAQGRSIYENIKKSVLFLLSSNFGEIITMLAAIALGLASPLKPSHILWINLITDSLPALALGVDVNGNKNYMRRPPRSKNESLFAGGGLSCTILYGLLIAIISTTAFLQLPLTFLSSAGMPVTLGNLRGLMADPALLSRCQTYAFTVLGISQLFHAIGMRDVETSVFRMKHFNNKLMIAAFAIGIGLQLLVTEVPYFIGVFGTCSLALQEWILLLILSAMPVLAHEVLILLP; encoded by the coding sequence GTGGCAGATAAAAATAAAGAACCGGCAGTTTATAAAAGAGGCTGTAACGTACTGGAGGAGGAAAGGCATAAGTCGGTCTTTGCCAGCTTTCTGGAACAGCTGAACAGTCCACTCATTTACATACTGATGGTGGCTTCTGTAATATCTCTGTTTTTGAAGGAATACAGCGATATGGCGATCATCGTTGCGGTGATTCTGGTGAATTCCGTGATAGGTGTCATACAGGAGGGAAAAGCACAGAAAGCGCTGGAGGCTCTGAAAAAGATGACGAGTCCGAAAGCGCTTTTAAAAGAGGGGGATAAGATCAGAGAGGTGCCGGCCGGCGAACTGATACCGGGAGATATCGTCTGCCTGGAAGCCGGGAGACAGATACCGGCGGACATAGAGCTCATCACCGCGGTGAACCTCAAGGTGGAGGAGGCTGCCCTGACCGGAGAGTCCGTACCAGTCCTCAAGGATACAGGAAGAAATAAGAAAGCCTTTATGTCCACCACCGTGACTTACGGCAGAGGGGAGGGTGTGGTCACATCCATTGGAATGGATACGGAGATCGGCAAGATAGCCAAGATGATCCAAAATGCGCCAATGGAAAAGACTCCGCTGCAGAAGCGGCTGGCGGATCTGGGAAAGATTCTGAGCGTGGTCTCGGTAATTCTCTGTGTCCTGCTGTTTCTGATTGCGGTCCTGCAGAAGCGGGATGTCATGGAAATGCTGATCACTGCCATTTCTCTGGCTGTGGCGGCAGTTCCGGAAGGACTCCCCGCCATTGTTACCATGGTACTGGCGCTCAGCGTTTCCCGGATGGTGAAAGTAAATACCATTGTGAAACGTCTGCCCAGTGTGGAAACGCTCGGCTGTGTCAGCGTGGTCTGCTCAGATAAGACGGGGACCCTGACTCAGAACCGTATGACGGTATCCAGATGTCTTGTGGATGGGAGGATATGCAGCCCCTCTACCTTGAAAATACAAAGGGACAGACATTTTCTTTATGGCTTCACACTGTGCAATGACGCGGAATTGTCCTCAGAAACCCGTCTGGGGGATCCAACGGAGCTGGCTCTTTTGGATATGGCGGCGTCCTTTGGGCTTTACCGTCATGAACTGGAAAGGCGGCTGCCCAGAAAAGATGAGATATCATTTGATTCCAAGAGAAAGATGATGACGACGCTCCACAGAGAGGGAAAAAGCTCTGTGTCCTATACAAAAGGCTCGCCGGATGAGATCCTGCAGCGATGCCGTTACATTCTTTCAGGAGGCCAGGTGGTTCCCATGAGCCAGAGGGACCGCACGGAAATAAAAAGTGTCCTGAAGCAGTTCACCGGAGACGCGCTCCGAGTATTGGCCCTGGGCATGCAGATGGATGTGGAAAAGGCCAGGGAAAAAGAGCTGGTCTTTGTGGGAATGGCCGGTATGGCCGATCCGGTCCGGCCGGAAGCTGCCGGAGCCGTCTCAGAGTTCCGGAAAGCCGGAGTGAAGACTGTCATGATAACCGGAGATCGGGAAGACACGGCCTTTGCCATTGCCAAAGAACTGCATATCGCATCCCGGATGGAAGAGTGTTTGTCCGGGGAAGAGATGGAGAAAATGGATGACGGGGAATTCGCCCGCCGCATACCGAAGGTCCGGGTGTTCGCCCATGTGTCTCCAGAGCACAAGGTGAGGATTGTATCGGGCTTCAAAGCCGCCGGGGAGATCGTGGCTATGACCGGGGACGGGGTCAATGACGCGCCGTCTTTAAAATCAGCGGACGTGGGGATCGCCATGGGGATGGCGGGGACAGATGTGGCGAAGAACGCCGCGGATATTGTGCTGACTGACGATAATTTTGCGACGATCACCAAAGCTATCGCACAGGGGCGCAGTATATATGAGAATATCAAGAAATCGGTCCTTTTCCTACTGTCGTCTAACTTCGGTGAGATTATTACGATGTTGGCTGCCATAGCCCTTGGCCTGGCATCTCCCTTGAAGCCCAGCCATATATTGTGGATAAACCTGATTACGGACTCTCTGCCCGCCCTGGCCCTGGGCGTAGATGTGAATGGAAATAAGAACTATATGAGAAGGCCGCCCCGATCTAAAAATGAAAGTCTTTTTGCCGGAGGCGGGCTGAGCTGTACCATCCTTTACGGTCTGCTCATCGCTATCATCAGCACCACCGCGTTTCTTCAGCTCCCGCTCACATTTCTTTCTTCCGCGGGGATGCCTGTCACCCTGGGGAATCTGAGGGGGCTTATGGCAGACCCGGCGCTGCTCAGCCGCTGCCAGACGTATGCGTTCACGGTGCTGGGCATATCTCAGCTTTTTCATGCCATAGGCATGCGGGATGTGGAGACGTCGGTTTTCCGTATGAAGCATTTTAACAATAAATTAATGATCGCCGCATTTGCAATCGGCATAGGACTGCAGCTCCTGGTCACAGAGGTGCCGTATTTCATAGGGGTATTTGGAACCTGTTCCCTGGCTCTGCAGGAATGGATACTTCTGCTCATTCTATCCGCGATGCCGGTGCTGGCCCATGAAGTGCTGATACTGCTCCCGTAA
- a CDS encoding phage tail tape measure protein → MTKMRQLFKRVLLSCLAICLAAVLAGLGTLGGGTDGDRSMAAGAGSGKETEKQSGGAAKVRGKDEVIYASLETGGALKGLYVVNCLEVAEGGAIQDYGEYSQILNLTDTSEMKYQDGVISAEAEAGRFYYQGNIEGGSLPWDVSITYRLDGREVAAEEAAGESGHLEISISTKPNGSGSLFYENYLLQLSLTLDTSVCTNIEAVDASIADAGENKQITFTALPGKEGSFSVVADVSGFRMNGMSIAAVPFSMAFDLPDMGSMTEQLGELSDGVASLNEGAEELKEGAASLAEGAGALKEGSASYKDGLENLGRGMTGLKSGGSQLGGGLSMLSTGAFGLNSGMEEYWTGLSEFVSGLSQMKEGSGKYRSGIESIAGQSDNLAEGSQAINDSLASMAEQLAGQIGGLTGELGQTGEDLGAGTDTGSGNAMELLAALPDALRGSADGIAGIKDGITGLSGNYATMFTNLDEAIMAIPEIDETALAGLGTDNETVNQLVDSYQAAQTVKQTYVQIKEDLASVQKSMDGMSDALASIETVLKDTADQIEEALKGMDLDSIMDALKELNSGIAKLSAQYGEFHQGLLDYTGGVKFFSQSYGSLDDGILDAISGGEDLMEGFGKLQSGAGGLAEGLSSTAKGFDSLMDGVESLADGTEALAAGYEQIDGGIGEIASGTDGVSEGMAGLQDGTRKMHLETKDMPEKIQEEIDKLLEDYDKSDFRPESFVSEKNQNVELVQFVMTTDPIEKEEIDVPDMEEEEMKTPWDRFLDLFRK, encoded by the coding sequence ATGACAAAGATGAGACAGTTGTTTAAAAGAGTCTTACTTTCCTGTCTCGCCATATGTCTTGCGGCGGTCCTGGCGGGGCTCGGCACACTTGGCGGCGGGACGGACGGAGACAGATCCATGGCGGCGGGGGCCGGCAGTGGAAAAGAGACGGAGAAGCAGAGCGGCGGCGCGGCGAAGGTCCGGGGCAAGGACGAAGTCATCTACGCGTCTCTTGAGACCGGCGGAGCGCTTAAGGGGCTTTATGTGGTGAACTGCCTGGAGGTGGCGGAGGGCGGCGCCATACAGGATTACGGAGAATACAGCCAGATTCTCAACCTTACGGATACTTCTGAAATGAAATATCAGGACGGCGTTATATCAGCAGAAGCAGAGGCCGGGCGCTTTTACTATCAGGGGAACATAGAAGGAGGATCTCTTCCCTGGGATGTTTCCATCACCTACCGGCTGGACGGCAGAGAGGTGGCGGCAGAAGAGGCGGCCGGAGAGAGCGGACATCTGGAAATCTCCATTTCGACGAAGCCGAACGGAAGCGGTTCTTTGTTTTACGAAAATTATCTGCTGCAGTTATCCCTGACACTGGATACTTCTGTGTGTACGAATATAGAAGCGGTAGATGCGTCCATCGCGGATGCGGGTGAAAATAAGCAGATCACGTTCACTGCCTTACCGGGAAAGGAAGGAAGCTTTTCTGTCGTTGCAGATGTATCGGGATTCCGGATGAACGGTATGAGCATAGCGGCGGTCCCGTTCAGCATGGCGTTTGATCTGCCGGACATGGGTTCCATGACAGAACAGCTGGGGGAACTCAGCGACGGGGTCGCGTCTTTGAATGAAGGGGCGGAAGAGCTAAAGGAAGGCGCGGCCAGCTTAGCAGAGGGCGCCGGAGCTTTGAAGGAAGGATCTGCTTCCTATAAGGATGGGCTAGAAAATCTTGGAAGAGGGATGACCGGGCTTAAGAGCGGCGGTTCTCAGCTTGGCGGCGGCCTTTCCATGCTGAGCACAGGAGCGTTTGGACTGAATTCCGGTATGGAAGAGTATTGGACGGGGCTGTCAGAATTTGTCTCTGGCCTGTCACAGATGAAAGAAGGCTCCGGTAAGTATCGGAGCGGGATTGAGAGCATAGCCGGGCAGTCGGACAATCTGGCGGAAGGCTCCCAGGCAATCAATGACAGTCTCGCTTCTATGGCGGAGCAGCTGGCAGGACAAATCGGCGGCTTGACAGGAGAGCTCGGACAGACCGGCGAAGACCTGGGTGCGGGCACAGATACTGGAAGTGGTAATGCCATGGAGCTGCTGGCCGCTCTGCCCGATGCACTTCGAGGATCCGCGGATGGGATTGCCGGCATAAAAGATGGGATCACAGGGCTTTCCGGGAATTACGCAACGATGTTCACAAATCTGGACGAAGCTATCATGGCGATTCCGGAAATAGATGAGACGGCTCTTGCCGGTCTGGGAACAGATAATGAAACAGTAAACCAGCTGGTGGACAGTTATCAGGCGGCCCAGACAGTAAAGCAGACCTATGTGCAGATAAAAGAGGATCTGGCTTCTGTCCAGAAATCTATGGACGGTATGTCGGATGCGCTCGCCTCCATAGAAACTGTACTTAAGGATACGGCTGACCAGATAGAAGAGGCGCTCAAAGGAATGGATCTGGACAGTATCATGGACGCTCTTAAGGAATTAAACAGCGGAATAGCGAAGCTGTCTGCACAATACGGAGAATTTCATCAGGGGCTATTGGACTATACGGGAGGAGTCAAGTTCTTTTCCCAATCCTATGGAAGTCTGGATGACGGGATTTTGGATGCCATTTCTGGCGGGGAGGACCTGATGGAAGGCTTCGGTAAGCTGCAAAGCGGAGCCGGAGGACTGGCGGAGGGGCTCAGCAGTACAGCAAAGGGCTTTGACAGCCTGATGGACGGAGTGGAAAGCCTGGCCGATGGGACGGAAGCTTTGGCTGCAGGCTATGAACAGATAGACGGCGGTATTGGGGAGATTGCCTCAGGGACAGACGGGGTTTCCGAAGGGATGGCCGGTCTTCAGGACGGAACAAGAAAGATGCATCTGGAGACGAAAGATATGCCGGAAAAAATCCAGGAGGAGATTGATAAACTTCTGGAGGATTATGATAAATCGGATTTCCGCCCGGAATCCTTTGTATCTGAGAAAAACCAGAATGTGGAGCTGGTCCAGTTTGTGATGACCACAGATCCGATAGAGAAAGAGGAAATAGATGTACCGGATATGGAAGAGGAGGAGATGAAAACCCCCTGGGACAGATTCCTGGATCTGTTCCGGAAATAG
- a CDS encoding efflux RND transporter permease subunit gives MDKVREWILAHKKLVVAVFLTATALCTALWPFVNVNYNMVDYLPEDAQSTKALKLMEEEFEGGVPGTRVMVKDVSIQEALDYKEKLSQIEGVSSVLWLDDVTDLKTPLEVMDPKTVENYYKDNTALFSVAIEDRMEAKAVADIYELIGEENAAAGDAVTTAASQTMAFTECMRAILILVPIILLILILSTESWLEPLFFLVAIGVSVLINMGTNLFFGEISFVTQSVSPILQLAVSLDYAIFLLHSFDRHRKDLTASDASGSEGRPIVNMAMKMAMKDSFTAIAASAATTLFGFLALTFMNFQIGVDLGINLVKGIALSFLSVMFFLPAFTLCFYKLIDKTRHRPFLPKGKKLGKGILKARIPVGILALLLLIPCYLAQGRTDFTYGMGSMPDSIRCGRDERMITEAFGESNPMVLLVPRGEPAKEKVLTEELEGLLHVSGVMSYAGTVGAAIPPEYLGEEITGQFYSEHYSRFIIYGDTLQEGDEAFLLVEQIQNTAKELYGEEVYSCGMSVNLYDMKNTVETDNSRVNLLAVLSIGLVLLVTFKSLTLPLLLLLSIETAIFINLAVPYFDGSSLCYIGYLVINTVQLGATVDYAILLTDTYHGNRREWKAKEAMEKTIGSVFFSILVSAAIMTAAGMCLWLTSSNPIVSALGLLLGRGTILSMLLVLGFLPAVLLVFDKVIWKTTWRKGGNNNDKDETVV, from the coding sequence ATGGATAAGGTGAGAGAATGGATATTGGCACATAAAAAATTAGTGGTGGCGGTCTTTCTGACGGCCACAGCGCTCTGCACGGCCCTTTGGCCCTTTGTGAACGTAAATTACAATATGGTGGATTATCTGCCGGAGGATGCCCAGTCCACGAAAGCACTCAAATTGATGGAAGAGGAATTTGAGGGAGGAGTGCCTGGCACCCGGGTCATGGTAAAAGATGTATCCATACAGGAGGCGCTGGATTATAAAGAAAAGCTCAGTCAGATAGAGGGAGTGTCGTCGGTCCTCTGGCTGGACGATGTGACGGATCTCAAGACACCGCTGGAGGTCATGGATCCGAAGACCGTGGAGAACTATTATAAAGACAATACAGCTCTGTTCTCTGTTGCCATAGAGGACAGGATGGAAGCAAAGGCTGTGGCGGATATTTATGAACTCATCGGAGAAGAAAATGCGGCCGCCGGTGATGCGGTCACCACTGCCGCGTCGCAGACCATGGCTTTTACGGAATGTATGAGGGCGATTCTCATCCTGGTGCCCATTATCCTGCTGATCTTGATATTGTCCACAGAATCCTGGCTGGAGCCTCTTTTTTTTCTGGTGGCGATCGGGGTGTCTGTCCTTATTAACATGGGTACCAACCTATTCTTTGGGGAGATATCCTTTGTGACCCAGTCAGTCAGCCCAATACTTCAGCTGGCGGTTTCTTTGGACTATGCCATCTTCCTGCTCCACAGCTTTGACCGGCACAGAAAGGATCTGACAGCTTCCGATGCTTCCGGAAGTGAGGGAAGGCCAATCGTTAATATGGCCATGAAAATGGCCATGAAAGATTCCTTTACGGCCATCGCTGCCAGTGCGGCTACCACACTGTTTGGATTCCTGGCACTCACCTTCATGAACTTTCAGATCGGTGTGGATCTGGGTATCAATTTGGTTAAAGGGATCGCCCTGAGCTTTTTAAGCGTCATGTTCTTTCTGCCCGCATTTACGCTCTGTTTTTATAAGTTGATAGATAAGACACGGCACAGGCCGTTTCTCCCGAAAGGGAAGAAGTTGGGGAAAGGAATATTGAAAGCGAGGATTCCCGTGGGAATTCTTGCGCTGCTGCTCCTCATACCCTGTTATCTGGCCCAAGGACGGACCGATTTCACATATGGTATGGGAAGTATGCCCGACAGCATCCGGTGCGGGAGAGATGAACGGATGATCACGGAAGCCTTCGGGGAATCCAATCCCATGGTACTTCTGGTGCCGAGGGGAGAGCCGGCCAAGGAAAAGGTTCTGACAGAGGAGCTTGAGGGGCTTTTGCATGTCAGCGGCGTTATGTCCTATGCGGGGACGGTCGGCGCGGCCATTCCTCCTGAATATCTGGGAGAAGAGATTACGGGACAATTCTATTCGGAACATTACAGCCGCTTTATTATTTACGGAGATACGCTCCAGGAGGGAGACGAAGCCTTCCTCCTGGTGGAACAGATACAAAATACCGCGAAAGAATTATATGGAGAGGAGGTCTATTCCTGTGGAATGAGTGTGAACCTGTATGACATGAAGAATACGGTGGAGACGGATAACAGCCGGGTAAACCTGCTCGCGGTCCTTTCCATTGGGCTGGTGCTGCTCGTGACCTTTAAGTCTCTGACACTGCCTCTGCTTCTTTTGCTGAGTATAGAAACGGCCATATTCATCAACCTGGCTGTCCCATACTTCGACGGTTCTTCTTTATGCTATATCGGGTATCTGGTGATCAATACGGTCCAGCTGGGCGCCACTGTGGATTACGCTATCCTTCTCACAGACACCTATCATGGGAACAGAAGGGAATGGAAGGCGAAGGAAGCCATGGAAAAGACCATAGGAAGTGTTTTCTTTTCCATCCTTGTCTCGGCGGCCATTATGACGGCGGCGGGGATGTGCCTCTGGCTGACCTCATCCAATCCGATCGTATCTGCCCTGGGACTTTTGCTGGGGAGAGGGACCATCCTTTCTATGCTGCTGGTACTCGGATTCCTGCCGGCTGTGCTGCTGGTATTTGACAAGGTCATATGGAAGACCACATGGAGAAAAGGAGGAAATAACAATGACAAAGATGAGACAGTTGTTTAA
- a CDS encoding TetR/AcrR family transcriptional regulator, with protein sequence MKEQKSDRRSRYTKRFLKESLIELMEKKPINKISVSELCEKADINRSTFYNHYSDQYDLLQQMEEEIIDDVNAMLADCEYQKYDSKLMQILAYIFEYIRDNSRACRILLSEQGDVHFQRQILMIAHESYVTELVTRNRLEEDTATDIYLFIVNGSIGLIQSWLKNGMKKSAHEMAELIVRLSGGCVTPFVRKQ encoded by the coding sequence ATGAAAGAGCAGAAAAGCGACCGGCGTTCCCGCTATACCAAACGCTTCCTGAAGGAGAGTCTCATTGAGCTCATGGAAAAAAAGCCCATCAATAAAATATCCGTGTCCGAGCTGTGTGAAAAAGCGGATATCAACCGTTCCACCTTCTATAACCACTATTCGGACCAGTATGATCTGCTGCAGCAAATGGAAGAAGAGATCATCGACGACGTGAATGCGATGCTGGCTGACTGTGAATATCAAAAATATGACTCCAAGCTCATGCAGATCCTGGCATATATCTTTGAATATATCCGGGACAACAGCCGCGCCTGCCGCATCCTGCTCAGTGAGCAGGGAGACGTCCATTTCCAGAGGCAGATCCTGATGATCGCCCACGAATCCTATGTCACGGAGCTGGTCACCCGAAACCGCCTTGAAGAAGATACCGCTACCGATATCTACCTGTTCATCGTCAATGGAAGCATCGGCCTGATTCAGAGCTGGCTGAAAAACGGCATGAAAAAATCCGCCCATGAGATGGCGGAATTGATCGTACGGCTGTCCGGGGGCTGTGTGACGCCCTTTGTGAGAAAGCAATAA
- a CDS encoding TnpV protein, which yields MEKLIYDERNGLWYELQGDYYLPCLKSHAEKEHCPIGIWGQRHLRYIKQHKRVFYTNLLTNGNLNGYLANLNEQAEEMFSQLVKELAEKEGVSETLKAENQMAWVGIMNSIQNSTREIVNTELIYQ from the coding sequence ATGGAAAAACTCATCTATGATGAAAGAAACGGCCTTTGGTATGAACTGCAAGGCGATTACTATCTGCCTTGCCTGAAATCACATGCCGAAAAAGAACACTGTCCTATTGGCATCTGGGGACAGCGGCATTTACGGTATATCAAACAGCATAAGCGTGTATTTTATACCAATCTGCTGACAAATGGCAATTTGAACGGCTATCTTGCAAACCTCAATGAGCAGGCAGAGGAAATGTTTTCTCAGTTGGTAAAGGAACTTGCTGAAAAAGAAGGGGTAAGCGAAACACTCAAGGCAGAAAATCAAATGGCTTGGGTTGGCATAATGAATAGTATTCAAAACAGTACAAGAGAGATTGTAAATACTGAACTAATCTATCAATAA
- a CDS encoding alpha/beta hydrolase fold domain-containing protein yields the protein MASIRSTLSYHYRMKTNAKSDLKKQLSYGNHGKLSEMIPPRTMKKNHHIQAESLSERPVYYMNFQSATDKPCVLYLHGGAFLTGLTKRHWKLLDSILWGTGCPIVVPDYPLIPEHTHKKITSYCMEVYSSLIPKCPRGIILMGDSAGGNLALVLAQQAVKLGLPLPKQILLLSPFLDATGSNPVKNVLAPRDPVLEPDGGREAALLYAGTTPLENPVISPIFGSMKGLPKITVWTGSNDMLYADALLLKEALHQAKVPYHIYTYPHMVHDWMLDCFPESRTAVRQIAMTITESLR from the coding sequence ATGGCCAGCATCAGAAGCACCCTGTCTTATCACTACAGAATGAAGACAAACGCAAAGAGTGACCTGAAAAAGCAGCTGTCATACGGCAATCATGGAAAACTGTCGGAAATGATCCCTCCCCGCACCATGAAAAAAAATCATCATATCCAGGCGGAATCCCTGTCGGAACGGCCTGTATACTATATGAACTTTCAGTCTGCGACGGACAAGCCCTGTGTCCTTTATCTCCACGGCGGCGCGTTCCTGACCGGGCTCACTAAGCGCCATTGGAAGCTTTTGGATTCCATTCTCTGGGGAACCGGTTGTCCGATTGTCGTGCCGGATTATCCTTTGATCCCGGAACACACCCATAAAAAGATAACCTCATATTGTATGGAGGTCTATTCTTCCCTGATTCCCAAATGCCCCCGCGGCATTATCCTGATGGGAGATTCCGCCGGAGGCAATCTGGCCCTGGTCCTCGCACAGCAGGCCGTAAAGCTCGGTCTGCCCCTTCCGAAGCAGATCCTTCTCCTGTCGCCGTTCCTGGACGCCACAGGGAGCAATCCTGTCAAAAATGTCCTGGCGCCCAGAGATCCTGTCTTGGAACCGGACGGCGGACGTGAAGCCGCGCTTTTATACGCCGGGACCACACCTTTGGAGAATCCCGTCATCAGCCCCATTTTCGGTTCCATGAAGGGACTTCCGAAAATCACCGTATGGACCGGCTCCAATGATATGCTCTACGCGGATGCGCTGCTCCTGAAGGAAGCACTGCATCAGGCCAAGGTTCCTTATCATATCTACACCTATCCTCATATGGTCCATGACTGGATGCTGGACTGTTTTCCAGAATCCCGCACCGCAGTTCGCCAAATCGCCATGACAATAACAGAGAGCCTCCGCTAA